In the genome of Pempheris klunzingeri isolate RE-2024b chromosome 11, fPemKlu1.hap1, whole genome shotgun sequence, one region contains:
- the b3gnt7l gene encoding UDP-GlcNAc:betaGal beta-1,3-N-acetylglucosaminyltransferase 7, like gives MDHFSRRKRVGLLKPLLSLSLVFASFLMIHKLKVAEKDGVGVKHMREAGWCGSECFSFKKGVVKNSLGSSDSPALSNGADAQRVSNGTPASWDAQVLNCSEDASVRTQDWFRRLDPRFHQFVLHRHCRYFPMIINHPEKCAEGEVHLLMVVKSVIEQHDRREAVRKTWGKEHTVDGKKIKTLFLLGSPTTGKDTKNLQKLIEYEDLIYGDILQWDFMDTFFNLTLKEVNFLKWFDIYCSGVQFIFKGDDDVFVNTRNLLELIGFKVEERKEANLFVGDTISKAIPIRNRQSKYYIPKELYDKPYPPYVGGGGFLMSSQLARRLFVVSEDLELYPIDDVFLGMCLQKLHLAPELHPGFRTFGITRRRVSPMNSEPCFYKNLIVVHKLSAQELLRMWSVVHNEELVCAKRTSI, from the coding sequence ATGGATCACTTTTCCAGGAGGAAGCGGGTCGGTCTGCTGAAACCCCTGCTGAGTCTGTCTCTAGTCTTTGCCTCTTTTCTCATGATCCACAAGCTGAAAGTGGCGGAGAAGGACGGCGTGGGAGTCAAGCACATGAGGGAGGCGGGCTGGTGCGGGTCCGAGTGTTTTTCCTTCAAGAAGGGGGTCGTGAAGAATAGTTTGGGGAGCTCAGACTCTCCAGCGCTTAGCAACGGTGCGGATGCGCAGCGGGTCTCCAACGGGACTCCGGCTTCCTGGGACGCACAGGTCCTCAACTGCAGCGAGGACGCATCGGTGAGGACCCAGGACTGGTTCCGGCGCTTGGACCCGAGATTTCACCAGTTTGTCCTGCACAGGCACTGTAGGTACTTCCCCATGATCATCAACCACCCGGAGAAATGCGCGGAGGGAGAGGTGCACCTCCTCATGGTGGTCAAGTCCGTTATAGAGCAGCACGACCGGCGGGAGGCCGTGCGTAAAACCTGGGGCAAAGAGCACACGGTGGATGGGAAGaaaatcaaaactttatttCTGTTAGGGAGCCCGACGACTGGCAAAGACACCAAAAACCTCCAGAAACTGATCGAGTACGAGGACCTGATCTATGGGGACATCCTGCAGTGGGACTTCATGGACACCTTCTTCAACCTGACGTTGAAAGAGGTCAACTTTCTCAAGTGGTTTGACATCTACTGCTCGGGCGTCCAGTTCATATTCAAAGGAGACGATGATGTGTTTGTGAACACGCGCAACCTGCTGGAGCTCATCGGCTTCAAGGTGGAGGAGCGCAAAGAGGCCAACTTGTTTGTGGGGGACACCATCTCCAAGGCGATTCCCATCCGAAACCGGCAGAGCAAATACTACATCCCCAAAGAGCTGTACGATAAGCCATACCCGCCCTATGTGGGAGGTGGCGGGTTTCTGATGTCCTCCCAGCTCGCCAGGAGGCTCTTCGTGGTCTCGGAGGACCTGGAGTTGTACCCCATAGACGATGTGTTTTTGGGCATGTGCCTGCAGAAGCTTCACTTGGCCCCAGAGCTGCACCCGGGCTTCAGGACCTTCGGCATCACCAGGCGCAGGGTGAGCCCCATGAACAGCGAGCCCTGCTTTTATAAAAACCTCATCGTGGTGCACAAACTGAGCGCGCAGGAGCTGCTCAGGATGTGGAGCGTGGTGCACAACGAGGAGCTGGTGTGCGCCAAAAGGACCTCGATATGA